Part of the Cherax quadricarinatus isolate ZL_2023a unplaced genomic scaffold, ASM3850222v1 Contig3959, whole genome shotgun sequence genome, aaccatatcagtgttcagagtgtttgaaaAACTTTTCATGTAAATCACATCTAATAagacacatgagagttcattcacaagaaaaaccatatcagtgttcagagtgtttgaaagacttttcacaaaaatcacatttaatAAAACATGTGAGTgttcattcacaagaaaaaccatatcagtgttcagagtgtttgaaaGACTTTTCATGTAAATCACATCTAATgcaacacatgagagttcattcacaagaaaaaccatatcagtgttcagaatgtttgaAAAACTTTTCATGTAAATCACATCTAATgcaacacatgagagttcattcacaagaaaaaccatatcagtgttcagaatgtttgaAAAACTTTTCATGTAAATCACATCTAATgcaacacatgagagttcattcacaagaaaaaccatatcagtgttcagaatgtttgaAAAACTTTTCATGTAAGTCATATCTAATgcaacacatgagagttcattcacaagaaaaaccatatcagtgttcagaa contains:
- the LOC138852100 gene encoding zinc finger protein 436-like translates to MRVHSQEKPYQCSECLKDFSSKSHLIRHMRVHSQEKPYQCSECLKNFSCKSHLIRHMRVHSQEKPYQCSECLKNFSCKSHLIRHMRVHSQEKPYQCSECLKDFSQKSHLIKHVSVHSQEKPYQCSECLKDFSCKSHLMQHMRVHSQEKPYQCSECLKNFSCKSHLMQHMRVHSQEKPYQCSECLKNFSCKSHLMQHMRVHSQEKPYQCSECLKNFSCKSYLMQHMRVHSQEKPYQCSECLKDFSQKSHLIKHMSVHSQEKPYQCSECLKDFSQKSHLIKHMRVHS